The proteins below come from a single Drosophila kikkawai strain 14028-0561.14 chromosome 3R, DkikHiC1v2, whole genome shotgun sequence genomic window:
- the LOC108081478 gene encoding UDP-glucosyltransferase 2-like: protein MKLLAVIALVLCTLSVKPLEMESAKILATFPFSGRSQYIFMETYLKALAAKGHQVTVINAFRNKATPNMRFIEAMKGHEFSDEMLGLLNEPFFWQQLKAMDYIVAKFTEITLEDDSVKQLLNSGETFDLVLAEMIQMEPLYAFAQHFNATLAGFSSFGTDNHVDGVMGNISPMSYNAIASSPRTNRMTFVERLSNVYETVVQEVYRHWIHLPAMEKMFKKYFPNSKKTMTAVLDSFSFILLGQHFSLSHPRPYLPNMIEVGGVHIFHNPKPLPEDIKQFIESSPEGVIYFSMGSNVKSKDLPQETRNTLLKTFAKLKQRVLWKFEIDELQGKPANVLIKKWYPQPDILAHPNVKVFITHGGLLSTTESVYFGKPVLQLPCIYDQHMNVKRAQRMGFGLGLDLNNLKQEELEKAIKTLLTDPSYAKASAVISELYWDQPEPALDRAIWWTEYVLRHKGAPHLRATSRDLTFIQLHSLDTLAGLFGVPLLVALILLKLSYKLLRGKSQKCPHADKLKNQ from the exons ATGAAGCTATTGGCTGTGATCGCGTTGGTGCTTTGCACTTTGAGCGTCAAACCTCTGGAAATGGAGAGTGCCAAGATTTTGGCTACCTTTCCGTTTTCAGGGCGCTCTCAGTACATCTTTATGGAGACCTATTTGAAGGCTTTAGCCGCAAAGGGCCACCAGGTGACAGTGATCAATGCCTTCAGAAATAAGGCAACTCCGAACATGAGGTTCATCGAGGCTATGAAGGGTCACGAATTCTCTGACG AAATGTTGGGTTTGCTCAATGAACCTTTCTTTTGGCAGCAACTTAAGGCAATGGATTATATTGTGGCTAAATTCACCGAGATAACACTGGAAGATGATAGTGTCAAGCAGCTGCTGAACTCCGGAGAAACCTTTGATCTGGTGTTGGCTGAGATGATCCAAATGGAACCACTGTATGCATTTGCTCAGCATTTCAATGCCACTCTGGCTGGATTCTCTAGTTTTGGAACAGACAACCACGTCGATGGGGTTATGGGAAACATATCTCCCATGTCGTATAACGCAATTGCTAGCTCTCCCCGCACCAATCGGATGACCTTTGTTGAACGGTTGAGCAATGTCTACGAAACTGTGGTTCAGGAAGTTTACCGGCATTGGATTCACTTGCCAGCTATGGAAAAGATGTTCAAAAAGTACTTTCCAAACTCCAAGAAAACCATGACTGCGGTCTTGGACAGTTTTTCATTCATACTGCTGGGCCAGCACTTCTCCCTAAGCCATCCGCGGCCCTACTTGCCCAACATGATCGAGGTCGGAGGAGTGCACATTTTCCACAACCCGAAGCCCCTGCCCGAGGACATAAAACAGTTTATCGAGAGCTCTCCCGAGGGTGTCATCTACTTCTCCATGGGATCCAATGTGAAGAGCAAGGATCTTCCCCAGGAAACTCGGAATACTCTGCTGAAAACCTTTGCGAAACTGAAACAACGCGTGCTATGGAAATTTGAGATTGATGAGTTGCAGGGAAAGCCGGCGAATGTACTGATCAAGAAGTGGTATCCCCAACCAGACATCCTGGCCCATCCCAATGTGAAGGTGTTCATCACTCACGGAGGTCTGTTGAGCACCACAGAAAGTGTGTACTTTGGCAAGCCGGTGTTGCAGTTACCTTGCATCTACGACCAGCATATGAACGTGAAGCGTGCCCAGCGAATGGGATTTGGATTGGGACTGGATCTCAATAACCTGAAGCAAGAGGAATTGGAAAAAGCCATCAAAACACTCCTTACAGATCCTAGCTACGCCAAAGCATCGGCCGTCATTTCGGAGTTGTATTGGGATCAACCGGAGCCAGCTCTCGATCGAGCAATCTGGTGGACGGAGTATGTTCTTAGGCACAAGGGTGCTCCCCACCTGCGAGCAACATCCCGGGATCTCACCTTCATTCAACTTCACAGCCTGGACACCTTGGCTGGGCTTTTCGGTGTGCCTCTGCTAGTTGCACTCATCCTCCTGAAGTTATCTTATAAATTACTGCGCGGCAAAAGCCAGAAGTGCCCGCATGCAGATAAGCTTAAGAATCAATAG